The Diachasmimorpha longicaudata isolate KC_UGA_2023 chromosome 18, iyDiaLong2, whole genome shotgun sequence DNA segment CCGTTTttcccatgaaaaaaaaaaatcatacaacAAATTTATCCACTCAAGATGTTGAATACAGAGAGGTGAGACAGTCTGAGCGATTTTTATGCGATCATCCatatttattcttttctttttgTATTCAAtactcaaaaaaaatatctcatttgAATTTCTAATGATATTTATTCGTTCCACCCAGTGAATTgtaagataaaaaatttatcagcaAGAAACTACTCAAGAAATTCATCTAAAAATAGATGTTATTAACTGCAACTGCTGATTACAACAAAGTTTAAGAGCTCGAGTGATCACGAGATTAAATATCGCACTTTGTAGGGACTTGAGACcgataataaattttgagaaatcatttttatccattttcGTGTGCCCAGAGACTCATCCATATTTAACCTGTCCTTTCGGTACTCGGTATGACTACCacgataaagaaaaaaaataccatgTAAATTTATGATAATATTTATTCGCTCTCCCCTTccaaaacgtaaaaaaatcatcagcaaTAACACACCGATGAAATTTAccagagaatttaattaataaatttgttaaCTCTAGCTGTTGAATACAGGAATGTGACACAATTTGCATGGAAACTCCCTCCAATTACCGGAATAAATTACGCACTTTGAAGCCACCAGAAACCGATAATAAGTGCTATGACACCAACGACGTACAGATAAAAATTGTCGGACGAATTAGCATCATCTGGTTTCCCTTGTCCAGCTACCCATCCCTGTTTCGGTTTACTGTTTGTCCTCTCCTCGGCGACAATCTCCCCAACTAGATATTTCTCCATGATGGCCATAGCGTCCGTGGAATGTCCAACATCATCAAAATCCTCAGATGCATCCTTACCATGATGATCGAGGAGCACTTCCTCACCACCGGGATGTTCATTTAAAAATGCCGTTACATCGTAAACTTTGTCGTGAATAATAAACCTCGTTTTCTTAGACTCGGTCTCTTTAATCTCCGACCTCTTGAACTGCTTCAGCTCCGCCATTTTTAATCAGTCGAACCTTGAAAATACAATTCTCGATAAATCAATGTGCCTAATTATGGAGCTCATTAGTCCCTGCAGACAGCActaattgaaggaaaaaatgagCAAAATATTCAGATTCAAATCGAATTATTTTCTCCGTCAACAGCGCTAACTTGCGTTTTATTGGCAAACTGACCATCAAGTGTTTCTTCAATTACATAAGTCACGTCTTGTCTATTACCACTGATTACGTTGAATTTTACAAATCACTATTACGTTCGCAAGGGCTCCATTCATCCAAAAATCCCCTCTTCCCCCAAACCGGAAATTACCGACCGTTGTTAacacaattttaattaattagcaaATACTCCATTGACAAGTTCCCCACTCATTAGCCAGAAAACTACTATTAATTGATTGCACAATGCAAAGATGACTTTCATTCCTCCCTTATCCTCAATAATCAACATGGCGTCTAGCATTAATTACAGATAATGGAGTTCAACGTAACGATACAAATACCGTTCAATGCGAAAACAATTCtagattttttgttattcaatAATCCTGTGATGCGATGCTCAAGgctaaaatcaataaattctatgcAAAATTCGAGTGCTAAACggaagtgagagagagagagacaaagagagacgcTTGTGTCCTCCGCCGACATTTC contains these protein-coding regions:
- the LOC135170951 gene encoding cytochrome b5-like, giving the protein MAELKQFKRSEIKETESKKTRFIIHDKVYDVTAFLNEHPGGEEVLLDHHGKDASEDFDDVGHSTDAMAIMEKYLVGEIVAEERTNSKPKQGWVAGQGKPDDANSSDNFYLYVVGVIALIIGFWWLQSA